The following coding sequences are from one Gimesia chilikensis window:
- a CDS encoding GspE/PulE family protein, with protein MIFGFGKSRDEEEELEEEIEPVSFQGALNGQPANLKDNARLVKAGLMPAKNIITDGLALRAQMIRFEPKGERYQVAFYVDGVPNPGPKLSKQQGMAVVQIIKLLSGLNIQERKRPQQGGVNAELEEVNYQLRVATAPTPAGERLTIKAIDVKHPLDRADDIGITEELKERIRSLSTGRNGLILVSGPPNSGLTTTTFGVVRSVDAYQYTIFALAEPEHREFSHIATLDEKEGDTFDDELRRIIRMEADIIYLKPITDEDYVRSILGVKDEITMIAEISAKDAVTGMMKFCKLAGSVEKGVDTLKCVVGYRLIRTLCDKCKEAFRPNPKLIAKMGLPKTTKMLYRPPRETVDEDGNEIEPCEKCDGLGYYGQTLLLEFIEMTDEMKQLIIGGGDPAKIKALAKKQDMPSLQKDGIRLVAEGKTSLEELQRAFKQG; from the coding sequence GTGATCTTTGGTTTTGGAAAGTCCCGGGATGAAGAGGAAGAACTTGAAGAAGAGATCGAACCGGTCTCATTCCAGGGGGCGTTAAATGGACAGCCCGCGAATCTGAAAGACAATGCACGTCTGGTCAAAGCGGGGCTGATGCCCGCCAAGAATATCATCACCGACGGGCTGGCTCTGCGGGCACAGATGATTCGATTCGAACCCAAGGGTGAACGGTATCAGGTAGCCTTTTATGTGGATGGCGTACCGAACCCGGGTCCCAAGCTTTCCAAACAACAGGGTATGGCCGTGGTGCAGATCATTAAACTGCTCTCCGGCTTGAACATCCAGGAACGAAAACGTCCCCAGCAGGGGGGCGTGAATGCGGAACTGGAAGAGGTGAATTACCAGTTGCGGGTCGCGACCGCTCCAACACCTGCGGGCGAACGGCTGACAATCAAAGCCATCGACGTGAAACATCCCCTGGATCGCGCAGACGATATCGGGATTACCGAAGAGCTGAAAGAACGCATTCGTTCGCTGAGCACCGGTCGCAACGGATTGATTCTGGTCAGTGGTCCCCCGAACTCGGGACTGACCACCACCACTTTCGGTGTGGTGCGATCTGTTGACGCCTACCAGTATACGATCTTCGCTCTGGCAGAACCTGAGCATCGCGAGTTCAGCCATATCGCGACCCTGGATGAAAAAGAGGGAGATACGTTTGACGATGAGTTGCGGCGAATCATCCGTATGGAAGCAGATATCATTTATCTGAAGCCTATTACAGATGAAGACTATGTCCGCAGCATTCTGGGGGTTAAAGACGAGATCACGATGATCGCGGAGATCTCGGCCAAAGACGCTGTTACCGGGATGATGAAGTTCTGCAAACTGGCAGGCAGTGTCGAGAAAGGCGTGGATACACTGAAGTGTGTCGTAGGCTATCGCCTGATCCGCACACTTTGTGACAAGTGTAAAGAAGCATTCCGGCCCAACCCTAAACTGATCGCCAAGATGGGTTTACCCAAAACGACCAAGATGCTGTATCGTCCGCCTCGTGAGACTGTGGATGAAGATGGCAACGAAATCGAACCCTGTGAAAAGTGCGACGGGCTCGGCTACTATGGACAGACCCTGCTTCTGGAATTCATCGAAATGACCGATGAGATGAAGCAACTGATCATTGGTGGCGGCGATCCCGCCAAAATCAAAGCCCTGGCAAAAAAACAGGATATGCCCTCGCTGCAGAAAGACGGAATTCGTCTGGTCGCGGAAGGCAAGACTTCGCTGGAAGAACTGCAACGGGCGTTCAAGCAGGGCTGA
- a CDS encoding alpha-keto acid decarboxylase family protein gives MTARKTGTRSGGTKSRLPAKKTTTKRSANKQNGKVHTIGSYLIQRLQDYGITDLFGIPGDFVLQFYGMLEESPIRVIGTTREDNAGYAADGYARVHGLGAVCVTYCVGGLSLCNSIAGAYAEKSPVIVISGSPGMTERASDPLLHHRVKDFHTQRDVFEKITVASAVLDDPMTAFHEIDRCLEACVRFKRPVYLEIPRDCVHTKAIVPHVPDDSQPESDKNALCESLEEATELLEASKKPVIVAGVELHRFGLREEVLKFAEKHQIPMCATILGKSVVSESHPLYLGVYEGAMGRNEVQKYVEESDCVILLGTFMTDINLGIYTAHLDPGKCIYATSEKLRISYHHFHDVVFSDFVKALRKQKMKVVKRKIPDQVRPPQIDFEVNPTAPVTTKHLFQSINQILSDDTVVVTDVGDCLFGAVDLTISTHTKFLSPAYYTSMGFAIPASIGAQVANQELRPIVLVGDGAFQMTCLELSTALKLGYNPIVIVLNNKGYTTERFLQEGPFNDIPDWKYHNITDLIGGGWGFEVSTEGDLEKALKAALANTDSLSVINVHLKPTDVSPALTRLAEKMSKTL, from the coding sequence ATGACAGCTCGCAAAACAGGCACCAGATCAGGTGGAACCAAGTCCCGGTTACCCGCAAAAAAAACAACCACAAAACGTTCGGCAAACAAGCAGAACGGAAAAGTACATACGATTGGCAGTTATCTGATTCAGCGTCTGCAGGACTACGGGATTACCGATCTGTTTGGAATACCGGGCGATTTTGTGCTGCAGTTTTACGGGATGCTGGAAGAGAGTCCGATTCGTGTGATCGGAACGACACGCGAAGATAACGCGGGCTACGCCGCCGACGGATATGCCCGCGTGCATGGCTTGGGAGCAGTCTGCGTCACCTACTGTGTGGGTGGCTTGTCGCTGTGTAACTCGATAGCTGGGGCCTATGCTGAAAAATCTCCTGTGATCGTCATCAGCGGCTCACCGGGTATGACAGAACGTGCCAGCGATCCCCTGTTACATCACCGGGTAAAAGATTTTCACACCCAGCGGGATGTCTTCGAGAAAATCACGGTCGCTTCTGCAGTCCTTGATGACCCGATGACGGCTTTTCATGAAATCGATCGCTGCCTGGAAGCCTGTGTCCGTTTCAAGAGACCCGTTTACCTGGAAATCCCCCGTGACTGCGTCCATACCAAGGCGATAGTCCCCCATGTTCCGGATGACAGCCAGCCGGAGAGCGATAAAAATGCACTCTGCGAGTCACTGGAAGAAGCTACCGAACTGCTCGAAGCCAGCAAGAAGCCGGTCATTGTGGCTGGTGTTGAACTGCATCGCTTCGGGTTGCGGGAAGAGGTCCTCAAATTCGCGGAGAAGCACCAGATCCCCATGTGTGCGACCATTCTGGGGAAATCGGTCGTCAGTGAATCACACCCTTTGTACCTGGGCGTTTATGAAGGGGCCATGGGTCGTAACGAAGTGCAGAAATACGTCGAAGAGAGTGACTGTGTGATTCTCCTCGGCACCTTTATGACAGATATTAACCTGGGCATCTACACCGCGCACCTCGATCCCGGCAAATGCATCTACGCCACCAGCGAGAAGCTGCGGATCAGCTACCACCATTTTCACGATGTCGTCTTCTCGGACTTTGTGAAAGCACTGCGTAAGCAGAAAATGAAAGTGGTGAAGCGAAAAATTCCGGATCAGGTCCGTCCGCCGCAGATCGATTTCGAAGTGAATCCAACTGCGCCCGTGACCACAAAACACCTGTTTCAAAGCATCAATCAGATTCTGAGTGACGATACGGTCGTGGTGACGGACGTCGGGGACTGCCTGTTTGGAGCCGTTGATTTGACCATCAGCACCCATACCAAGTTCCTGAGTCCCGCTTACTATACTTCCATGGGGTTTGCGATCCCGGCTTCGATCGGAGCCCAGGTCGCTAATCAGGAACTCAGGCCGATTGTCCTGGTGGGAGATGGTGCGTTTCAGATGACCTGTCTGGAGCTCTCAACGGCCCTCAAACTGGGGTACAATCCAATCGTTATTGTGCTGAATAATAAGGGCTACACGACCGAACGCTTCCTGCAGGAGGGGCCGTTCAATGATATTCCCGACTGGAAATATCATAACATTACGGATCTGATCGGCGGAGGCTGGGGTTTTGAGGTCAGCACAGAAGGCGACCTGGAGAAGGCACTCAAAGCGGCGCTGGCCAATACGGACAGCTTAAGCGTGATTAATGTCCATCTGAAGCCGACGGATGTCAGCCCTGCCTTGACGCGGCTGGCTGAGAAGATGTCTAAAACACTTTGA